One stretch of Nomascus leucogenys isolate Asia chromosome 9, Asia_NLE_v1, whole genome shotgun sequence DNA includes these proteins:
- the RGS2 gene encoding regulator of G-protein signaling 2: MQSAMFLAVQHDCRPMDKSAGSGHKSEEKREKMKRTLLKDWKTRLSYFLQNSSTPGKPKTGKKSKQQAFIKPSPEEAQLWSEAFDELLASKYGLAAFRAFLKSEFCEENIEFWLACEDFKKTKSPQKLSSKARKIYTDFIEKEAPKEINIDFQTKTLIAQNIQEATSGCFTTAQKRVYSLMENNSYPRFLESEFYQDLCKKPEITTEPHAT, translated from the exons ATGCAAAGTGCTATGTTCTTGGCTGTTCAACACGACTGCAGACCCATGGACAAGAGCGCAGGCAGCGGCCACAAGAGCGAGGAGAAGCGGGAAAAGATGAAACGGACCCT tttaaaaGATTGGAAGACCCGTTTGAGCTACTTCTTGCAAAATTCCTCTACTCCTGGAAAGCCCAAAACCggcaaaaaaagcaaacagcaagCTTTCATCAA GCCTTCTCCTGAGGAAGCACAGCTGTGGTCCGAAGCATTTGACGAGCTGCTAGCCAGCAAAT ATGGTCTTGCTGCATTCAGGGCTTTTTTAAAGTcggaattctgtgaagaaaatattGAATTCTGGCTGGCCTGTGAAGACTTCAAAAAAACCAAATCACCCCAAAAGCTGTCCTCAAAAGCAAGGAAAATATATACTGACTTCATAGAAAAGGAAGCTCCAAAAGAG ataAACATAGATTTTCAAACCAAAACTCTGATTGCCCAGAATATACAAGAAGCTACAAGTGGCTGCTTTACAACTGCCCAGAAAAGGGTATACAGCTTGATGGAGAATAACTCTTATCCCCGTTTCTTGGAGTCAGAATTCTACCAGGACTTGTGTAAAAAGCCAGAAATCACCACAGAGCCTCATGCTACATGA